Sequence from the Streptomyces sp. NBC_00440 genome:
CGTCGACTACGCGCCATCGTTCGGACGCGGCCCGTTCGGCCACTACATCTGCACGGCCGTCAATGACGCCGTGCTTCACGGACGGCCATACGACTACACGCTTGCCGACGGAGATCTGCTGACACTCGACCTCGCCGTCTCCAAACGCGGGATCGCTGCAGACGCTGCCATCAGCTTCATCGTGGGCGACGCAAAACCCTCAGAGAGCGTCGCGATGATCAGTGCAACCGAGCGCGCGCTGGCCGCAGGGATCGCGGCTGTCGGGCCCGGGGCTCGCATCGGAGACATCTCCCATGCCATCGGCACGGTCCTCAGCGAAGCGGGGTACCCGATCAACACCGAGTTCGGAGGCCATGGCATCGGATCAACGATGCACCAGGACCCGCACGTTTCGAACACCGGACGGCCTGGCCGTGGATACAAACTGCGCCCTGGGCTGCTGCTGGCACTGGAGCCCTGGGTCATGGCGGACACCGCTGAACTCGTCACTGATGCCGACGGGTGGACGCTCCGAAGCGCGACAGGCTGCCGGACAGCACACAGTGAGCACACGATCGCCATCACCGACGACGGAGCCGAGATCCTCACCTTGCCGAAGTAGACGCAGCCGTGAGGTCGGAGCCCCCGTGTTCCGCTCAGGCCGCCGTGCCGGAGCCGACCACTGGGAGAACCGGTTGAACGGTTCGACCTTGTTGGCCGCCGGGGTCACCCGGCGGCGCAGCGGTGCATGAGCCAGGGCGTGTATCGAAAGTGGATCTTGAGTGATGAATGATCGTGGTTCATGGCGCGGGGAGATCTCACGGATGCACAGTGGGCGGTGTTGGAGCCGTTGTTGCCCAAGGGAGTGAGGGTGGGACGGCCGCCCATCTGGCCCCGCCTGCAGCTGATCGACGGCATACGGTTCCGGGTCCGGACCGGTGTTCCGTGGCGGGACGTGCCTGTCGAGTACGGGCGGGCCAGGACGGCCACGCGTTCGCCCTGATCGCGTGCGGGCTGACAAGGCGTACGCCTCCCGGAAGAACCGGACATACCTGCGCCGCCGGGGCTCCGCTGCACCATCCCGGACAAGGCCGACCAGGCGCGCAACCGCCAGAAGCTCGGTTCCCGTGGCGGTCGGCCTCCGCATTTCGATGCGGTGGATTACCGCGAGCGTCATGCGGTCGAGTGCGGGATCAACCGACTTAAAAGGCACAGGGCAGTGGCCGCGAGGTACGACAAGCTCTCCGTCCGCCACGAGGCGACTGTGCTGGTCGCAGCCGTGAACGAGTGGCTGTGACCAGCGCCGGCGCAACGGCCCTCAGACGATGTCGAATTCGTTGCCCTCGGGGTCCTGCATGGCGGCGGCGTAGAGCCCCATGTCCGGCTCATCCTTGATCCGCAACACGGTGGCACCAGCTTTGACCAGCCGTTCAACCGTAGCCTTGACCCGCTGTGTGCGGACGTCCAGTGGGACGTCACGGCCCCCACCGGCCTTCAGGTCGAAGTGCCACCGGTTCTTGGTGACCTTGGGCTCCGGAACCTGCTGGAACCACACCCTCGGTCCACGTGCCGCGGGATCGATGATCGACTCCGGAATATCTCCGGCTCCGGCCGGCAACTCTGCCTCGGGCACCCCCATCGCCGCCCAGTAGGCACGCCATGTGGCGTGCCCGCCCGGCGGAGGCTCAGGTACGTAGCCCAGGGCCTCGGCCCAGAAAGTCACCATTCTCTGCGGATCGGAGCAGTCGATCGTCAGCTGCACTGTCATCTCCATGCTCGGAGAATCCCAGACAGGTCTGACAGATGATCCACTTTCGCAACAGGCTCTGGCGCAACAGCTGCATGGTGCGGATCACGCGGCGCGCCGACCTCGCGGAAGGCGGCATAGGGGGCGTTCTCCTTCGACACCGAGCGCAGACGCTTGAGAAGCGTGGAGGTGGAGATGGCGCTGCCCTTGCGCACGGAGACGGCCACGCGCGTGAGGGCGGGACTGGGGCTCACTGCGGTCGGAGTCGATGACGTTCTTGCCCGGTCGCCGATCAGTGCGTCGATGTGCACGTACTCGCTCTGCTCGGAGGGCCGGTAGAAGGCCAGTTCCTGATCCTGGGCTTCAAGTGGAAGCCCAGGCGGGGGGCGAGAGCGTGAAGACAGGGGAGCTTTGGCCTCCTTCAGCTGAGGGCTTGGCGGAGGGCGGGGCGGCTGTTGATGAGGGTGTTGGGGAGATCACCGCGCCGAAGTTGGCCAGGCCGCAGGCGCTATCTGGGTCAACGTGGGCACCGATCACGACACCGCCGCGTTCGCAGTGGAATCGATCCGCCGCTGGTGGTCCGGTCAGGGCCGAGCTGCCTACCCGCAGGCGACACGACGGCTCATGACCGCCGACGCGGGCGGCCCGAACGGCTACCGCACCCCGGGCCTGGAAGCTTGGACTCGCCCGGCTCGCTTCCGAAACAGGACTCACGATCGCCGTCTGCCACCTGCCGCCGGGTACATCGAAGTGGAACAAGATCGAGCACCGGCTCTTCTTACGCAAACTGGCGCGGCCGCCCGCTGACCAGCCACGAAGTCATCGTCCGGCCCATCGCAGCGAGGGCGAGCGGGGACTCGCAGCGGAGCCGCGCTAGATGTTCTGTCCACGGAGGTTGGGTGCGGTGACAGTGATCACCGTCTGGGGATCTTGAACGAGTGAGGGCCTTCCGGGTTCGGTGTGGATTGCGACGTCTACACCAGCCCGAAAGGCCCTCATGCCTCACCGTAATGCACCTCTGACCGAGACCGGACGCCTGCGGCTGGCCCGCTGTGTGGTTGATGACGGATGGCCTCTGCGCCGGGCAGCGGAGCGGTTCCAGGTATCACCGACCACAGCCCAGCGGTGGGCCGGGCGCTATCGCCGGCTCGGCGAAGCGGGGATGAGCGACCGTTCCAGCCGCCCCCACCACAGCCCTCGACGCACGCCGACCCGGACCGAACGCCGGATCATCAAAGTCCGCCTCGCGAGGCGGTGGGGACCGGCCCGCATCGCACACCTGCTGGGCCTGGTGCCATCCACCGTGCACCGGGTGCTGGTTCGCTTTGGCTTGGCCCGGCTCAGCCATCTCGATCGGGTCACCGGCCGTGTCATACGCCGCTACGAACGCGACCGGCCCGGCGAACTCGTGCACGTGGACATCAAGAAGCTTGGCAACATTCCCGACGGGGGCGGTCACAAGGCCCTGGGCCGCCAGGCAGGCCGCAAGACCCGCTCCGGGGCCGGTTACAGCTATATCCATACCGCCGTCGACGACCACTCCCGTCTGGCTTACAGCGAGATCCACACGGACGAGAAGAAAGAGACCGCCACCGCGTTCTGGCAGCGGGCCCAGACCTTCTTCACCCACTGCGGGATCACCGTCGAACGGGTCCTGACCGACAACGGGGCGTGCTACAAGTCCTACCTCTGGCGCGAGACCCTGGCAAAGGCCGGGATCACCCACAAGCGCACCCGGCCCTACCGACCGCAGACCAACGGCAAGGTCGAACGACTCAACCGCACCCTGCTCGACGAGTGGGCCTACGCAAAGCCCTACCGCTCAGAGCAGGAACGACGTGACGCATTCCCCCGCTGGCTGCACTCCTACAATCACCACCGCGGACACACCGCGCTTAAGGGCCAACCACCCGCCAGCCGCGTCCCCAACCTCACGGGTGAATACAGCTAGAGCCTCGGTGGGAGTCGGGTCTGCGGCCGCCACCGCTGCACCCGTGGCCTGCGCTGCCCTCACCTTTTCTACACTCACCGCTTCCGCCGTACCGACCCGAGCCGCCAGCGGTGCGCCACCGTTGAGGTAACTGGCCACAATGTGGCGGTGACGCGAGGTCAGGGTGGGCCGGTCGCACGGCGCCTGTCCCACGGGAGGCGCTACAAGTCGTGCCTCATCGAGCGCGGAAGAACAGCACCCAACTGCCCACCTGTGGGGGCGGCTTCACTGACTACTGCATCCTCCCCGCCGCGGGCGGCCGCCGCGGCATCGTTCCCCTCAGATGCACCCGGGTGATCTGCCCCCTCCGCCAGCAGGCATGGCCACGCACGCACTCCCGGGGCATGAAGGCGCGGGCGGCGCGTGAACTGATCAAAACCCCTGCATCCGGGCGCGGATCGTGACACAGTCCGGCCGTGACTTACGAAGATGAGTTCGACGTCGTCGACGAACAGCCGGTCATCGAGGTGCCCGGCGCACCCACCCGCATGTCCGCCTATCTGGCCCGTCCCGCTACCACGGGCGATCACCCGGTCGTCCTCGTCGGCACGGAACTGTGGGGTGTGAACGAGGACGCGCGTGCCGTGGCCCGCCGCGTCGCTGCCCTCGGTTTCGTAGCGATTGTCCCGAACCTCTACCACCGCACCGATCCGGACTCGGCGGAGGGCTTTCCCCACTCCGACGCGAACCGCACCCACGCCTTCGAGCTGGTGGCCCGGATGACCCGTGACGAGGTCGAGGCAGACCTGCGGGCGGCGGCCGCCCACGCCCGCACCTATGCGGGCGCCGCGGACCGCACCGGCATGCTGGGCTTCAGCCTCGGCGGCCACTTCGCCTACTTCGCGGCGACCCGGCTGCCCCTCGCGGCGGCCGCGATCTACTACCCGGGCTGGCTTCCCACGACCGGCACGGCACTCAGCCGCCCGGCCCCGCTCCTCGACGAAACGGGCGCGATCGCGACGCACGGCACCCGCCTCACCCTCTTCTTCGCCGAACGTGACCACGTCATCGACGCGGCCCAAGTCGACGCGGTCCGCCGCGCGCTCACAGCAGCGGGCGTACGCCACGAGGTAACCGTCCACCCTGACGCCGAGCACGCTTTCTTCTTCCCGGGGTACGAGACGTACGACAAGACGGCGGCGGACGCGTCGTGGGAGCACGTGGTGCGGCTGTTCCGCGACGAACTGCGAGTTCCGCTGACGTGACGCTCCGGCTATCGGCGCCGTCGAGGACAGATGGCGGGATCACCGACAGGTGATCTACGGGATCTTGCGCCGGTACGGACTGGGGGGGAGTGGCGTGATGCCTGATCGGTTCGGGCCGTGGAAGACGGTCCATGAACGCCATCAGCTTGCTTGCTCGCCAGGTCTACCGGAGGGTGGCCGTCAACCGGCGCCGGATGCCCGCCGGAAGCAGCTTGCCCGGTCCCTCGTCCCTATCACTGAAAGCCTGCCATGAGTCCCGTCCCCACCTGCATCCTCAGTAGCAGCGAAGCACCGCAGGCCCTGCATGGACATGCGGTCGACGCATACGTCCAGATTGGCTCACTGAGCAAGATCCTTACCGGAACCGCTCTGGCCCAGTTCGCAGCGAAGGGCGTGCTGGAGTCGGACTCCCCGCTGGAGCAGTTCTTGCCCGTTCCGCCGGGTACCGGTATCACCTTGAAGCATCTCGCCCAGCACACTTCCGGACTGCCCCGGATTCCCCCGCACATGAGACGGCGTGACCCGTACTCCGCCTTCGACGATGACGCCTTGCACGGCGTGCTCCGGAGACTGGATACCCTCGCCACTGCTGCCCCGGGCCGCACGGTGGAGTACTCCAACCTCGGATACTCCGTCCTTGGAGCCGCGCTGACTGCCGCCTCAGGCATGTCCTACCAGGGCCTCTTGGATCACTACGTCCTCGCCCCTCTGGACATCACCGAGGTAACGAGCAATCCGCCGGCAGATCGACAACTCCACAGCCGCGGACTGTTCGGCCGTGCACGGCGTCCCTGGACCATGTCCGGCCCGATCCTTCCCGCCGGCGGGCTCTGGGCCACCCCGCGTGCCGCTGCGGACCTGGTGGCCGCGCTCCTCGTGGATCGGAAACTGGGGGAGCCCGCTATGTCCTGGCAGAAGGCCGGTAGCGTGCTCTGGCACAACGGCGCCACCGGTGACGCTTCTGTCTTCACCGGCGCTGTGCCGGACGGCAGATGGGTACTGGTTCATCGCCTCACCCGACGAGCCGACCGTACCGACGAACTTGGCATCAAGCTTCTACAGCAGGCCAGACCCGGCAACTCTGCTGGCCCCAAGCCCTGAACGGCCTGTCCCAGCGACGAAATACCGAGTGGGTCTTGCTCTCGGTAATTACGGTTAGCGCCTTCAGCGCTTGCGCCCACGGGGCGTATGCCCAGCACCACGTTGACCGGCTGGGCTGGTGTCGAGCATGTGCCGAGGGCCACGACACCAAGGACGGGGACGTTGCCCGCCTCTCGCAGCTCGGGGCCCGGCACATCAACTTCCTGGGCCGCTACCTGTTCACCGTCAAGGCCAGCGCCGCCGGCCAGGGGCTGCCCCCGCTGCGGGACCCGGACGCCGTCGAGGACGGCGAAGGCGGGGAGAGATGGGCGATGCACCCGACCTGTCGGGCCGTTCGTTGTCGTAGCGGAGGTCCCGTGCAGATACCCGTGACCGGTAGAAGAAGAGGACGCCATGTCCCGCACGAAGGTCCGGCCGCTGGGCCGCTGCACCCGCTGGTGAAGACGGCCGGGAGATACGCGATGGCCGGGCCCTGTGGCGACCTACTGCGGTGGACCGCTTCACCCTCACCCACTCCCGCCGCGCCTGACCCGCCGGCGGGGGCCGGTCCTCCCACTTGACTTCGAGTGCGCTCCAAGCCCTAGTTTCTGAGGCGTTCGTCAACTCACGGTACCGCCCGGTCCGCCGGGCAGGAGGAGTGTCCCGCGCATGATCACCCGAACCACGCTCGGCTCGACCGGTCTCATCGTCAGCGCGATGGGCCTGGGGTGCATGGGGATGAGCGAGAGCTATGGCGCCGCCGACTGGGACGGCGGCCTGGCCACCATCGACCGGGCCCTGGAGCTGGGCATCACGTTCCTGGACACCTCCGACTCCTACGGCACCGGGCACAACGAGGTGCTGGTGGGCCGGGCCATCCACGGCCGCCGGGACCAGGTGCAGCTGGCCACCAAGTTCGGCATTGACCGCAGTGCCGGCGACCGGGCACGCCACATCCGCGGTGCCCGGGACTACGTGCTGCGCTCCTGCGACGCTTCGCTGCTGCGGCTGGGCGTCGAGGTGATCGACCTGTACTACGCCCACCGTCCGCCCCAGGACGTGGAGATCGAGGAGACCGTCGGGGCGATGGCCGAGCTGGTCGAGGCGGGCAAGGTCCGCCATCTGGGTCTGTCCGAGGTCGATGGCGAGCTGCTGCGCCGGGCGCACGCGGTGCACCCGATCACCGCGGTGCAGAGCGAGTACTCGTTGTGGAGCCGCGACGTTGAGGCGGTCACCCCGGTGATGGCCGAGCTGGGGGTCGGGCTGGTCCCGTACTCGCCGCTGGGGCGAGGGTTCCTGACCGGCACCCTGGACCGCTCCACACTGGGCGAGAAGGACTTCCGGCGCACCAACCCCCGCTTCGCCGGCGAGGCGGGCGAGGCCAACGAGAAGATCGCGCAGACCGTGCGCGAGGTGGCCGACCGGCTGGGTACCACCCCGGCCCAGGTGGCGCTGGCCTGGGTGTACGCCCAGGCCGAGCGGCTCGGGGTGGCGGTGGCGACCATTCCGGGCACCCGCAGCCCTGCCCGGCTGGAGCAGAACGCGGCCGCGCTGGAGCTCACCCTGGACGCCGAGGCGCTGGCCGCGCTGGACCCGCTGAGCGACCAGGTGATCGGCGAGCGCTACACCCCCGCGCACACCGCTGAGGTCGCTCGGGGTTAGGTCGTGTCCGGCGGATCATGGATGGCCGCTGCCCACTGAGACTAGGGTCTGGCCATGGGATCGATGGGGGATGGTTTCCGCAGTCGTTGGGCCATCGTGGCTAGGACGCTGGTCAAGCGTCCGTGGCTTTTCGCGAGCTGGGTTCTGCTCGCAGTTCTGGCGGTTGCCGCCCTGAAGATCGTGCCGCAACCGTGGAGCGCGGGCGTCTGTCCCGTTTGTCTTGTTTGTCGCGCTGCTGCTGATTTCTCGGACGCCGCATCAGAAGGGGTGATTCCACTCCGGGCCGAAGCCAGAGTCGGATCTGCGGCCGTGACGGTGCCATGGAAAACGTACGCCCGCTTGTCGTAACGGGTCGGTGCGCCACGAGGCGCCATGGAATCGAGTGAGGTGAGAGACCTTCACCACCGAGGATCCCTTCCGGACGAGTCCATCTGCCGTGATCTTCGTAGCGGGCGGGCGGTAGCCACTGCGACGTGCTGGGCACGGCATTGGTCCATCCAATGGGTAAGTAGCACTTTTGTCTGGCGCCTCGGAGGTATCAGGCATCAGAAGGCGGGGCGCGGACCCGTCCATCTCCAAGTAGGCCGCCCTTGCGGAGTTCTGCCAGCAGGACCTCATGGAGGCGGGGCCATACCCCCGCTTCGGTCCAGTCCTGCAGACACCTCCAGGCCGTCACTCCGCTGCAGCCCGAACTGTTCCCCGGGGACGTCCCGCCAGCTCACCCCAGGACTGCCTGCCGAGCAGTTCGTTCTTCAACGTCGAGAAGGACGACTCCGCCAGGGCGTTGTCCCAGCACTGTCCGGTGCGCCCCACGGGCAGGCGGACGTTCAACTGCGCCGCGAGTGGGGCGAGTTCGTGACTGGTGTATTGGCAGCCGCGGTCGGAGGGGAAGATCACGTGCTCTGTCGGTCGACGGGTGCGGCAGGCGGTGGTGAGGGTGTCGGCGACCAGGCTCGTGCGCAGGTGGTCGGCGGTGGTCCAGCCGACGACGCGGCGGATGTCGATGACGGTGGGTAGGTAGAGCCAGCCCTCGTCGGTGGGGATGTAGGTGATGTCGCCGCACCAGCGCGTGTCAGCGCCGGCAGGGTTCGGCTGGAAGTCGCGTAGGACCAGGTCTGGGCGGATGGCCGCTTTGGGGTCCGGGATGGTGGTGCGCTGGCGGCGTCGGTGTGTGATCCCGGTCAGATCCGCCTGCTGCATCAGTCTGGCGACCCGCCGTCGCCCGCAGACAGTGCCGTCGCGGTTGAGGGCGGCCTTCACGCGCGGGGAGCCGTAGGTGTCTCGGGAGCGAGCGTGGACCGCACGGATCTTCTCGGTCAGCTCAGCATCGTCACTGGTGCGGGCGCTGGGGCCTGAGCGGCGGGCGAAGTAGGCGGCACGGGAGACCTTCAGCAGCTCACATGCGCGTGTGACGCTGGGGCCTGCCTGCTTCTCCGCCTCGATGAACGGGTGGACGTTCACCGGGTCTCCTGCGCGAAGAAAGCCGTGGCTCGCTTGAGGACCTCCACGTCCTCGCGCAGACGGCGGTTCTCCCGCCGCAACGCGGCCAGCTCGTCACGTTCGTTGCCGGTCAAGCCATCCCGCTCGCCGGCGTCGACTTCTGCTTGCCGGACCCAGTCACGCACCCGGGTCTCGGCCAGGTCGAAGTCCGTGGCGACCTGGCCGATCGAGCGGTCGCCGCGGCGGCACAGCTCAACGATCTCGGCCTTGAACTCCGGCGTGAACGAGCGGCGAGCGCGACGAGGCGTCTTCCCCATGCTCTCCATGATGGACATCCTCCCGGGGACGAACCCCCGATCTCGAATGTCCGCCAAACCGGAGCAAGCTCAAACCGCCAAGCTTATGGCCGGGCATGCACGAGTCTGTCCGGGCCGACCTGACGGTCCAGGCGGCGTCCGGCGGACCCCGCCCCCTCTGTTCGGGTGAACCGGAGACCGGTCGGTCGTGTGGGAACGTCTTACCGGCGTGGCGTGGTCTTCGGTGCGGGATACAAGGCGGAAATCCTCACGGAAGGCTCCTCCATCTCATGCGTCCTCGATTCCTGCTCGCCACCACCCGCGCGGCGACCGCTGCCGCTGCCGGCCTGTCACTGGTCCTGACCGCACCTGCCGCCTCGGCCAGACCAGGCGGCGGTGATCACGAGCCCTGGGTACTGCGGAGTGCCGCACAGCGCACGGACGCCAAGGCGTTCCGTTCGCTGTGCGGCAAGCAGAAGGAGGGCAGACCCGAGCGTCGTACCTTCCCGCTGTTCGAGCACGGTAAGCCCTTCACCGCGGTGCAGGACTTCCAGCGACTGGACAAGAACGGCACGGTGTACTGGAGCGGCCACGACCCGAAGAATGTCCAGAAGACCATCTCGGTGTCCGTGATCGGAGCCTGCGGCAAGGGGCCGGTCACGCTCTCCGGCACGATCGAGGCCGGCTTCCGCCAGTACGCCTATGAGCCGCTGGCGAAGCGGCCGGGCTGGTACATGCTGAAGGAGATCGACCCCCTGAAACTGCCGCCCAACGGGCACGGTGTCGACACGGTCGACGTCCGCGCGACAAAGCCGAACAAGCCACACAAGCCCGGTACGAGGGCCGCCACGCCGAACAATCCGGCAGCCATCGACATCGTCGCGGCCTACACCCCGGCCACTGTCGCCGAACTCGGCAGTGTCTCGGCGGTCGTGTCCCGTATCAACTACGGCGTGAACCAGCTCAACAGGGCGCTCGCGGACAGCAATGTGCCGGCCAGCGTGCATGTCATCAACACCTACGAGACCGCGGCCACCGGGGTCCATCGCGAGAACGTGAACACGCTGCTGAGCATGATCAGCAGCCCTACAAACACGGTCCTCGGCAGCGCGGCCGCATCCCAACGGCTGCTGTACGGCGCCGACCTGGTTGCGTTGTTCGCCTCCGTCCCCGCGGAGGACAGTTCCGGGGCGTCCGACCTGCCCACTCCTCGCCCGTCAGCGGCAACCTCCGGTGCCGCGTTCTCGGTCACCAGTATTTTCTCCGTGACGGCATGGGAGAACCTCGCACACGAGATCGGCCACAACTTCGGCATGCAGCACGACCGCCTGACGTACATGAGGCAAGGCTCAACGCCGCCCGAGGGCTCGTCCAACTACGGCTGGATCACGCCCGACGGACAGCACCGCACGCTCATGGCCTACTCCAACGCCTGCCCCCAGGCGTGCAACGTCGTCAACGAGTACTCCAACCCCGACAGGTTCTGGGGCAACCAGCCTCTCGGCGACGCCATGAACAACAACGCAGCCGTCGCACGGCAGAACGCCGACATCCTGGCCGCCTACCGTGCCCCCACAAGGCCCGTGAACCGCCACTCCCTCACCGTGTCCGTCACCCCGAACACCGGCGGCACGGTCAGGATCAGCGAATTCGGTCCGTACGATCCCAACACGCGGGTCACCGTCAGCGCCTTCCCCAACCCCGGCTACCGGTTCGACGCCTGGGCGGTCGACGGCGTGGAATTGGCGGGAAGCAACCCGAGCCACGAGATCACCATGAACGCCAACCGGACCATCAACGCGCTGTTCGCCCCGATCGGGTCGTAGACGTCTCCCACGTCTCAACAGCCCAGGGCAGAGCCACGGCACGATCGTGCGCCGGCCGCGATCGCGAAGCAGATACCCGGCACGCCCGGGCCACGTTGCGACCTCAGCCGGCGTCGCCCCCGCGTCGTGAGGAAGCCCCTCGGGCCGAACGACAGGTGCCCATGGACCCCGGCCAAGACGTCCGTTCCAGCGGTCATTGCAACGCCCCGGTTCAGGGGGATGCGATGCGCTTCGAGAGCCGGGAGCTGCGGACCGTGGCTCAGGAACGCATGCAGTTGTCGCATGATCGGGAGGCGTACTTCCCGCTCATGCAGCAGGGCGTCAGCGCCACCAAGGCATGTCAGACCGTCGGCTCTGGCTCGAAGACCGCCCGACGATAGTGCGACGGACGCAACGTCGTCCGCAAGCAGAAGGCGGCATCCCCGGTTCGACCGGCGATGCCGCCTTCTGGCGCGTCC
This genomic interval carries:
- the map gene encoding type I methionyl aminopeptidase; this translates as MIEILNPTLLARAKDTGALVADILQTLKGRSAIGTNLLDINRWTEAMIVKAGAKSCYVDYAPSFGRGPFGHYICTAVNDAVLHGRPYDYTLADGDLLTLDLAVSKRGIAADAAISFIVGDAKPSESVAMISATERALAAGIAAVGPGARIGDISHAIGTVLSEAGYPINTEFGGHGIGSTMHQDPHVSNTGRPGRGYKLRPGLLLALEPWVMADTAELVTDADGWTLRSATGCRTAHSEHTIAITDDGAEILTLPK
- a CDS encoding transposase; translation: MARGDLTDAQWAVLEPLLPKGVRVGRPPIWPRLQLIDGIRFRVRTGVPWRDVPVEYGRARTATRSP
- a CDS encoding VOC family protein, whose product is MEMTVQLTIDCSDPQRMVTFWAEALGYVPEPPPGGHATWRAYWAAMGVPEAELPAGAGDIPESIIDPAARGPRVWFQQVPEPKVTKNRWHFDLKAGGGRDVPLDVRTQRVKATVERLVKAGATVLRIKDEPDMGLYAAAMQDPEGNEFDIV
- a CDS encoding IS481 family transposase, whose amino-acid sequence is MPHRNAPLTETGRLRLARCVVDDGWPLRRAAERFQVSPTTAQRWAGRYRRLGEAGMSDRSSRPHHSPRRTPTRTERRIIKVRLARRWGPARIAHLLGLVPSTVHRVLVRFGLARLSHLDRVTGRVIRRYERDRPGELVHVDIKKLGNIPDGGGHKALGRQAGRKTRSGAGYSYIHTAVDDHSRLAYSEIHTDEKKETATAFWQRAQTFFTHCGITVERVLTDNGACYKSYLWRETLAKAGITHKRTRPYRPQTNGKVERLNRTLLDEWAYAKPYRSEQERRDAFPRWLHSYNHHRGHTALKGQPPASRVPNLTGEYS
- a CDS encoding dienelactone hydrolase family protein, producing the protein MTYEDEFDVVDEQPVIEVPGAPTRMSAYLARPATTGDHPVVLVGTELWGVNEDARAVARRVAALGFVAIVPNLYHRTDPDSAEGFPHSDANRTHAFELVARMTRDEVEADLRAAAAHARTYAGAADRTGMLGFSLGGHFAYFAATRLPLAAAAIYYPGWLPTTGTALSRPAPLLDETGAIATHGTRLTLFFAERDHVIDAAQVDAVRRALTAAGVRHEVTVHPDAEHAFFFPGYETYDKTAADASWEHVVRLFRDELRVPLT
- a CDS encoding serine hydrolase domain-containing protein — encoded protein: MSPVPTCILSSSEAPQALHGHAVDAYVQIGSLSKILTGTALAQFAAKGVLESDSPLEQFLPVPPGTGITLKHLAQHTSGLPRIPPHMRRRDPYSAFDDDALHGVLRRLDTLATAAPGRTVEYSNLGYSVLGAALTAASGMSYQGLLDHYVLAPLDITEVTSNPPADRQLHSRGLFGRARRPWTMSGPILPAGGLWATPRAAADLVAALLVDRKLGEPAMSWQKAGSVLWHNGATGDASVFTGAVPDGRWVLVHRLTRRADRTDELGIKLLQQARPGNSAGPKP
- a CDS encoding aldo/keto reductase, coding for MITRTTLGSTGLIVSAMGLGCMGMSESYGAADWDGGLATIDRALELGITFLDTSDSYGTGHNEVLVGRAIHGRRDQVQLATKFGIDRSAGDRARHIRGARDYVLRSCDASLLRLGVEVIDLYYAHRPPQDVEIEETVGAMAELVEAGKVRHLGLSEVDGELLRRAHAVHPITAVQSEYSLWSRDVEAVTPVMAELGVGLVPYSPLGRGFLTGTLDRSTLGEKDFRRTNPRFAGEAGEANEKIAQTVREVADRLGTTPAQVALAWVYAQAERLGVAVATIPGTRSPARLEQNAAALELTLDAEALAALDPLSDQVIGERYTPAHTAEVARG
- a CDS encoding IS3 family transposase, producing MNVHPFIEAEKQAGPSVTRACELLKVSRAAYFARRSGPSARTSDDAELTEKIRAVHARSRDTYGSPRVKAALNRDGTVCGRRRVARLMQQADLTGITHRRRQRTTIPDPKAAIRPDLVLRDFQPNPAGADTRWCGDITYIPTDEGWLYLPTVIDIRRVVGWTTADHLRTSLVADTLTTACRTRRPTEHVIFPSDRGCQYTSHELAPLAAQLNVRLPVGRTGQCWDNALAESSFSTLKNELLGRQSWGELAGRPRGTVRAAAE
- a CDS encoding transposase — its product is MESMGKTPRRARRSFTPEFKAEIVELCRRGDRSIGQVATDFDLAETRVRDWVRQAEVDAGERDGLTGNERDELAALRRENRRLREDVEVLKRATAFFAQETR
- a CDS encoding InlB B-repeat-containing protein; the protein is MRPRFLLATTRAATAAAAGLSLVLTAPAASARPGGGDHEPWVLRSAAQRTDAKAFRSLCGKQKEGRPERRTFPLFEHGKPFTAVQDFQRLDKNGTVYWSGHDPKNVQKTISVSVIGACGKGPVTLSGTIEAGFRQYAYEPLAKRPGWYMLKEIDPLKLPPNGHGVDTVDVRATKPNKPHKPGTRAATPNNPAAIDIVAAYTPATVAELGSVSAVVSRINYGVNQLNRALADSNVPASVHVINTYETAATGVHRENVNTLLSMISSPTNTVLGSAAASQRLLYGADLVALFASVPAEDSSGASDLPTPRPSAATSGAAFSVTSIFSVTAWENLAHEIGHNFGMQHDRLTYMRQGSTPPEGSSNYGWITPDGQHRTLMAYSNACPQACNVVNEYSNPDRFWGNQPLGDAMNNNAAVARQNADILAAYRAPTRPVNRHSLTVSVTPNTGGTVRISEFGPYDPNTRVTVSAFPNPGYRFDAWAVDGVELAGSNPSHEITMNANRTINALFAPIGS